GGCTGACGGAAATCATCACAAATCAACAGCTAAACGCTTACCAGCggcttggggaggaggaggccgatggcttggggaggaggaggctgacGGCTTGGGGTGGAGGTGGCTGGCCTTTGCTTGGAGGAGATGTCACCGGCGGCTTGGGGGAGATGTCGGCGCCGGCTTGGGGTAGTTCGTAGGCGTTGGCTTGGGGACGTGCTCGGCGAGGAGGCCGATGGGGTTGTTGAGGCCGGCAGCGAGGGGGAGGTGGTCGGTGCAGGCTTCGGGGAGTAGATCCACggtgagggaggcgacggcggagagggggaggtggagaggagggaggcggtgagggggatggaggagagggaggcggtgagggggatggaggagagggaggcggcagtggcggcgattGGGAgcgaggggagggaggcggcggatggTGGTGGGctagggaggagaggaggcgcgcGGTGGCGTTGGAGGAAGCCGATGAgtagaggaggcggcggaggatgcTGGGGAGGTGGGCAACAGCCCAGATCTGGGGGTGGagcaggagaggcggcggcgtggggggaggagaagaggaggtggcagcCGGCAGCATgtgcgaggaggagaggaggaggcggcggcgagggcgaggtggagaggaggcgcGCAGCCCGGATCTAGCCAGCGGCGATCGGGGACGAGAAGGAGAGGCAGCCCGGATCtggtcggcgacgtcggcggggagagtggggggaggaggagagcaggTGGCGGTGTgggggggaggagaagagaacgagaggaggaggcggaggcgggaggagaggttttggcggcatcggcggcgggagAAATTTTGGCAGCCTGGCAGCGTCAGTGAAATTTTCGCCGGGACTTACAAAATTTCGCCGAACCGCCCTCCCCTTATAGAGGCAAACCGCGTGCGGGTGATCTAGGCGCCCGCGCGGGATAATTGATTATCTCGTGCGGGCGGCTTAAGTGGCCCACATGGGACCAAAAAAAGCacgattttttttgtaaaaaaataatttccatGCGattgtattaattattatatttactatagcacaattaaatatagttaattaattgtTATAGTCCCATCTAAATTATTGTTAATTATAGTTAATTAATAAGTCGTATCTAAATTATAGTTAATTATAGTTATTTAATAAGTCCCatctaaaatatagttaattaatAAGTCCCATCATAtcaacaaaacaaagaaaaatcaatAATACAATTGACATCTCTAACATCAATAATAAAATTCCATCTCACTAATTAAATCCTAGTCAACCACATATGTAACTAACATCCCCTAGAATCACAATTTCATCTCAAATACTGTACTATAACAAAGTCCATTTAATTACATCATAAATACTCTAAAATGTAGAACTCACAATTCCATCACAAATTCCATAATGTAGCAAAATAAATTTAGAACGACATATAGTATGGATAAACATGGATACCCCGTCTCATTCGCAAAATAAGTTTCATCCAATAATCGTTTACAAAAAAAGTTGTACACACGatcaaaaataaaactaatgtTTGACAATTTTGGAAACACAATCCTTCCGCGCGGACGAAAACATATCTTCGTCAAGGGTTGTCTCAACTCACTTGATCCAGTTAGGATAATCTGTGAACAATGGGACGTCGTCGTATTGGCTGTAATCTGACGCATCTTCAATGTCATCAATGCCAATGATGTTTTGCTTTCCCGATACAGCAACGGCCACCTTATCGTCGGATGGGTCCTTCACATTGAAAACCTGTGCAACACGCTCAGCAACAACCCACGGATCATCCTTGTGTCCTAGCTTGCTACGATCCACAACCGTCAGGCCGTAGTTATTGATGGATACGCCTGTTGTGTCTCTGACCCATTGGCATCGTAGCACCGGGATCTGTATGTTAAGGCCATAGTCAAGCTCCCAAATGTCTTGTATGATCCCGTAGTAAAACTTCTTCTCACCTGATATGTCAAACGCCTCCACCCGAACTACGCTATTCTGAGCTGCGCTTTTCTTGTCCTTGAATATTGTGTAAAACCTATATCCGCCGATGTCGTACCCTTGCCATGAGGTCACAAGACTAGTTGGGCCATTTGCTAGCCTGTGCAATGTTTTTTCCTCGAGTGATTCACTGAACTGCAGATCTTTCCCCTTCAACCATTTAGGAAATTTTCGTTTATGTTCTTTACAAATCCAAATGGCCGTTCTTCTAGGGTTTCGGGCTCTTATCTCATTCATATGTTCCTCAATGTACAGCTCGATGATGGCGAGCTGTTGCAACACGCTGCTATGTGCTTCCGTTACATCTTTGAAGTCCTCATCATAGAACCGTTTCTTGCCTACGATCCCTGTCCCAGCTAACCGGCCCTCGTGTAAAGGGGGGTTACACCAATGGGTTCGGCGTCCTTCATGTAATCTATGCATCATTCAACCaccttgtcacgaccggaattaacccaaCAGGCATTCcatacgtgcgtgtattattccttgtcctaggaggcaaggtacaccagaagttgatacaattcagagtttaacaagcggaagcgtaaatagttaatttattacatgtgcgACGAGGGCCCAACACACACGAAGataaacgaaaaacagcggaagactagggcgacaaTCACAGGCGCTTGACGACAGGcgcgagctagacaccaaagccttcatcctccgggaactcctcttctgggttggggaaaaattgagcaagattgaatacaaccaccgtactcagcaagacacACCGACAAATGCAGGATAAATGCAAAGGCGTACTATTGGTAATTCTTACGTtcacagatagaatccgcaagcgcacggatataccgatgtagcacttcccctatggagtattccaagggtatcgaatcaagggaacgtgtgtgattatctcttcctccggttcatccaaggacacaaagctaaTGTGGGCAGAGGGCAGAAATGATTTCCTAATGAGAAATAGTGTCTatggaaagcttaactttaatcctaacacaatacttcaggcactggcaacccgctgtttcCAGATGTcactctactacgtacccggatagggaggacttaagtgctcttcagggttgtcaccacctctacacccacctcaaacatactgtgggatacgcagcaaccactggagattaattacccagacaccgcgtctacgtaattaataactactctagtgccgatcaaacactaaagcaatcactataaataaatagactatagtgaacaatgatcccgtatgctaattaggaactaaccaagatgtaattctcactaagcaaatcttaattactcagaatgatatttctattaaagcagagtaattaacaagatacaaaagaaagaggagattaccgacaactccgggatTCCTCCGATTCCTTCTAccttactctctccctattctaataTACATGAAAGTACACTAGAGCcgcttgtaattcagctcatgctttggtgtgtgtgaatgagggagaggagaggggtatttataggtggagggTTGCCTTGGGAGAGTGGAGATGCTCCAAGCATCCATAGAGCATCTTCTCTCTTGTCATGCCAAGTGTCCAATTTCTGACGGGTTCCACCGGTGAAAACGgtcataaccgtcattggggagcgGATAGCAACCAAACTGGACTTGGGCCGGGGCGAACAGCCTCTGCCAGGGTggagttcggccgaacccgggaCGGCTCCGATCGTTCCGGTTTTCGTCTTGGACACTCATTTTGGGCCCCTTAATTCATTGGTATGAATGTTtggcccatttggaggtgtttaattgggtttaTGGGTCCAAAACTCCTTAAGTTCGGATACGAGTTTGATTCTCATCCTCCTTCACGTATATTTCCTCTCAACtttggtagtttgtcacctgcatatgaatatacaccaacactagtggaaatcattagaaataaaccctaccactatggTTGATGTTTTGcatttatggttttatgcaggtattgacggtataaattttgtatttaacagccgtcaacacGTACAAGgggttatagtataggggttaggatTTGCAGTAACAGCATTTAGAAGACCTTTAGTTGCTCAGGGCTATTTtgtaaagacgatcctagagctatacagtgttattaatcaaggccgtgaacccacacaaACCTGCCTTAACTCAAGGCCtatgatgattcagaccgaactggcaaccagaCCCAGGTCCTAGCtcatcccaagccaacccaggccaaccattgcacattttagttgttaagcaagttttaagaaataaaccactaacttgggtacattgctaggcttgcccataaccgagggcgtggctattcgaatagattatactctgatcggAGAtatacatctttacccacaagacacatcttcctcacgtgcaaacacgcgccacataccaccacggcatacggacggaagacgtgacatagttcccaacccatcctagccataaacaagagtaccgacccaatcCTGGCTACAACCGGAATCCCGGGACAGGTAACCAAGGTTGAGCCCCTAGtggcaggacaccggccctgtgccatgacatctcgactactgGGCCGTAGCttgtgtagccttcatttgccctagagatgttcatcgagccccgacttcgtccatctctatccgtgtacttttgcCCATGACCAGACTAAGCTACAAACTAcaccttacccactagacatgtggaagtacggtagtgctttgcaatagaggcccgaagaccggtccttatagtggccgaggtgcgactatcaaaaccatgcacctcgagcctagcctaaaaccattttggagGTTTTGAATAGAGGAGGGTGTGTGTGTACTCCATTCcacataagccaaccattccataatgcacaaatgatatgagaactcccaaagtctagagttataaaagcACCTAAAGTTTGTCTAATTTAAAtggcgaagcatctacctaaaatTGGTACTAGCGAGACCATAATACAGTACACACCAGTGGGGTTTTGGTTATTCTCGGGTGAACAAGGTagtaataacaataacaataataataaggtcataacaaaggtaaataggcatggctaagtaaaacagtgataacgcgggaatttaaataaagcgataatgcattagtttaaaacaaaataattttaaagcatGGGAcaacaatatgttcaaagaagatgtgacttgccttgctcgctttcccaaacgtcagcttcaacctccacgtagagcggatcttccaaagctgcagcgtctacacgaccaacggaaagaaaaaggcttttactctaataaactccatataacaaacagaaacaaagcacaaaaatgggttcttgacttcttaaggaaaaattagagtcTTGAACAGTCCAATTTCGAGTTCAAATGACCAAGATATGGCCATTAGAATTTTATATGTTCTTAatgtgaatatttgcgaatttcttcatttaaattttaattaaaaatagagtttattgcgtcagccgagaggagggggcgcgcggaccgggccacgggagtggggcccacgcggcagcctcacggtccacggtggaccgggcgcaccagGCGCACACCGGCCGGTGCCGTGgggcccacgcgtcagccgcacccaaggacgcgtgcggctgacggccgggccccacacggcgcgcccggaggcggccacgtcggcgcggccggcggagggcggcgcccgcacccctatggtcgccggcggcgaccataggcgcggagcggcggccgagagagaggaagaggagggggaaaagaggcggcggtccttGGCTCACCctgggtgacggcggcgacggaagaggctgccggagcggagggagacGTTGGCGCGGCTCAGGTCGACGGGGTCGTCGGCGTTCCGGCGGTCAGCGACCAAAAtagaggggtggacgaggtccgcgaggatgcggcgaagccgagggaggcggcgccaaAGCGGGTGGAGGACCGAGGTGGCGACAGAGAGcggccggagctcggcggcgacggcggagagagagggcgacggcgcgagcgcGAATCCTACGGGGTGAAGGGGCGGCGAGTGGcagaaacggtggtggggagcttggggagggtttatatagggttgggagtttgagagggcggccggaggggaaggaaatgGCGTAGGAGACATGGCTGCCATCAATGGCACCGGCGAGATTACGGGGGCGGTTTCCAagcgaatccgagggagagagagagatgggaaaatggggggaaagggagagggaatcggggggaataattccccccattCAATTTTGAACGGGAGCGGCTGGGctcggcggatttggcggcggcggcggcgctaggcacGGGTGGAGGGAGTGGCGGGAGCGGCAAGAGGagggggatgacgggtgggccctacccgtcagcgagggtggcgagCGGGCCCGCCCGTTAGtggcgcgcgcacggggagggggCCGAGTGGGCCTCGGGGGAAGAGAGAGTGAGGGGGAGGGAGATTGGCCAGATTCGGCCCAAAGAGATGGAATGActgttttagggtttttctttttataaaattattttaactttgtttatttcttgataattattatttgtgctctgaaaattccactaaaatttatttacacattttaggcttttaggaaatatacaaaaatccttctagccttgtttgacttttaactttgcacattttaattttggaggctttcagttggattttaattattctaggcataatttaaaggatatattttagggttgttttgggacgtgacacaCCTCCTCAGTTGTGTACCCCTCTATCATTGATCCCTCCGGAGGAGCTCGGTTACAAACATACCCTTTCAGGACCGACATGTACCTGTCGTACGCCCACATCTGGTGTAGATATAAGGGACCAATCTCGATAATCTGAGGTACGATGTGGAGAATCAGATGCTCCATCATGTTGAAGTAAGCTGGAGGGAAAAACATCTCAAGCTGGCATGCTGTCTCGATTGCAAATATTTGAAGGGGGCCTAACTCTTCAGGATCAGAAACCTTCTGTGATACTCGATTGAAAATGTAGCACAACTTTGTTATCACTAACCGAGTGTGAAATGGCTTGACCGCTCTTATAGCAATTGGTAGGAAGACTGTTGACATCTTGTGACAGTCATGAGCATTGTACCCAGAGATGGTCAAATCTTTCCAAGATACAAGTTTTCTGACATTCGCAGAGAAACCAGTCTGGACTTTCACACTATGCAAGCATCTACATAAAACTTTTTTCTCTTCTAGAGTTAGTGAGTAGCACGCCGAAGGAATATCGATCTTCCCATTTGGCAGCTCTTTTGGGTGAAGCTCATTCGTTATGTCCAAATTGATGAGGTCGGTACGGGACTTCAACCCATCTTTCGTCTTACTCGGATGTCCAGTAAAGTGCCAATGGTGCTatcaaacacattcttctcaAGGTGCATTACATCGATGGAATGACGAACCTCCAGGTCTTTCTAGTAATCCAGATACCTGAAAAATATTGAGTGCTTCTTGAAAGGCAGGTTACTTTCCACTACAGGTGCATCTGTTTTTTCCTAATCCGTACGTTTCTTCCTCTTAACGGCCTTCTTCTTTGGCTTgccgaacacaaccttaatgtCCTTTGTCAGCTCGAAGATAGAGCCACCAGTTCGTGTTTCAGGAGCTAGATCATTCTCTACTGTATTGTCAAATAATCTGGCCATCGCAGGCCACCTGTGCCTCTGAGGTAAAAACCGATGATGACGCATGTACACACCCTTGGTTGAGGAGGTGAGGTACTTGTACGATGTCTTGTCGATACATATGAGACATCTGAATTTCCCCTTAAACTGGCCCGAGAGCGAAAAGTTCATCGGTAAGTCATTGATCGTAATGAATATGATGGCACACAGAGTAAAATGTTCCCTACGGTACTCGTCCCACATTCCTAACCCTTCCTTCCACAGTTCTTGCATGTCCTCCATCAATGGTTCCATAAACACATCAATGTTAATCCCAGGCTGTTTTGGACCTTGTATAAGGATAGACAAAAGAATATACTTTCGCTTCTGGCAAATCCATGTAGGCAAGTTATACATGGTTAGCAGCATTGGCCAGGTGTTGTGTGTGTTGCTTAGGTCACCGAACGGGTTCATTCCGTCCGTGCTCAAGGCAAACCTTACATTTCTCGGGACCTTTGCAAATTCCGGGTGTAGTGCATCAAAGTTTTTCCACTGTCGAGCATCGGCAGGGTGTCGGATCTTACCGTCATTTTTCCTACCCTCCTGGTGCCATCTCATCAACTCGGCATCGGTACGATTCAAAAATAGCCGCTTCAGGCGATCTTTCACTGGCAGGTACCACATCACCATGTTGGGAATCTTTTTCTTCTCATCCACCAGTGCATCTTGGTCGACCACCTCTCGATCGGAGACTCCGTTGCCCGTCTTGTACCGACTCGTCCCACATGTTCGGCAAGAGTCTAAATCCGCGAATTCCTTGCGGTACAGTATGCAATGATTTTCACATGCATGGATCTTCTGAACACATAGAGATAATGGACATATCAGTTTCTTCGCTTGATATGTGTTCGTCGGCAGGAGGTTTGGCTTAGGAAGCATAACTTtcaaaagatccatcaaatCATTGAAGCTAGTGTCCGACCATCCATGTCTGGTCTTCAATCTGAGAAGTTCAAGCACCGAGCGCAACACCGTATAGTCCTTGTCGCATCCTTTCGCTTCGTCGTAACGAAGTTCCTTCGCTGCTTTTTCCAACGCTTCCCAATTGTCCAACCCTCGTCTTCTACCAGTTAGGACATCTGGTTCAACGTGCCACAACATATCTTCCAGATCAAAATCAATACCTACATTGTCTATACCAGAGCCACCGCATTCCGGGATGCTTCCCTGTGACATGTCTTcgaatataaaattttatgtatCATCAAAGCAGAAATCATCAAACTCTTCGTTATGACCACAGACTTCCCCGTGAAAAGTCCATATCTCGTAACTCTTCTTAAATCCTCGCTCTATGGTGTGCGACAATACTTCATTCAGATCTTGCAGCAAAATTTCGTTCTTGCAATCTTTGCATGGGGAAAAAATGCCCCTCATATTCTCCCTCACAACATGTGCCTTTGCCAGCTCAACAAATTTGCCTGCTTCCTTCAAGAACGTAGGATGAGCTCTTTTCGTGTTGTACATCCATGTCCGATCCATGACCTACAATACAGCTTGTCATTAATACATCCATGCCCGATTCAAAAAT
The nucleotide sequence above comes from Oryza glaberrima chromosome 11, OglaRS2, whole genome shotgun sequence. Encoded proteins:
- the LOC127755664 gene encoding uncharacterized protein LOC127755664, which gives rise to MSQGSIPECGGSGIDNVGIDFDLEDMLWHVEPDVLTGRRRGLDNWEALEKAAKELRYDEAKGCDKDYTVLRSVLELLRLKTRHGWSDTSFNDLMDLLKVMLPKPNLLPTNTYQAKKLICPLSLCVQKIHACENHCILYRKEFADLDSCRTCGTSRYKTGNGVSDREVVDQDALVDEKKKIPNMVMWYLPVKDRLKRLFLNRTDAELMRWHQEGRKNDGKIRHPADARQWKNFDALHPEFAKVPRNVRFALSTDGMNPFGDLSNTHNTWPMLLTMYNLPTWICQKRKYILLSILIQGPKQPGINIDVFMEPLMEDMQELWKEGLGMWDEYRREHFTLCAIIFITINDLPMNFSLSGQFKGKFRCLICIDKTSYKYLTSSTKGVYMRHHRFLPQRHRWPAMARLFDNTVENDLAPETRTGGSIFELTKDIKVVFGKPKKKAVKRKKRIWITRKTWRFVIPSIKLVSWKDLTISGYNAHDCHKMSTVFLPIAIRAVKPFHTRLVITKLCYIFNRVSQKVSDPEELGPLQIFAIETACQLEMFFPPAYFNMMEHLILHIVPQIIEIGPLYLHQMWAYDRYMSVLKGYVCNRAPPEGSMIEGYTTEEGKDLQFSESLEEKTLHRLANGPTSLVTSWQGYDIGGYRFYTIFKDKKSAAQNSVVRVEAFDISGEKKFYYGIIQDIWELDYGLNIQIPVLRCQWVRDTTGVSINNYGLTVVDRSKLGHKDDPWVVAERVAQVFNVKDPSDDKVAVAVSGKQNIIGIDDIEDASDYSQYDDVPLFTDYPNWIK